One part of the Vitis riparia cultivar Riparia Gloire de Montpellier isolate 1030 chromosome 6, EGFV_Vit.rip_1.0, whole genome shotgun sequence genome encodes these proteins:
- the LOC117916781 gene encoding lignin-forming anionic peroxidase-like, whose translation MSSSQLLLAAALFLAAVLGGSNAQLSATFYDTSCPNISSIVQGIIEQAQNSDVRINAKLIRLHFHDCFVDGCDGSILLDNADGIASEKDASPNINSVDGFSVVDDIKTALENVCPGVVSCADILAIASQISVSLAGGPTWQVLFGRRDSTTANQAGANSDIPTPLETLEQITQKFTNKGLDSTDLVPLSGAHTFGRAQCRTFSHRLYDFNSSSSPDPTIDATYLQTLQGTCPQDGDGTVVANLDPSTPNGFDNDYFTNLQNNRGLLQTDQELFSTTGADTIAIVNQFASSQSEFFDAFAQSMINMGNISPLTGSNGEIRADCKRVNA comes from the exons atGTCTTCATCTCAGTTGCTGCTAGCAGCAGCTCTCTTCTTAGCAGCTGTTCTTGGGGGTTCTAATGCTCAGCTCAGCGCGACGTTCTACGATACCTCGTGCCCAAATATATCTAGTATTGTGCAGGGTATCATTGAGCAGGCTCAGAACAGCGATGTTCGAATTAATGCCAAGCTGATTCGCCTCCATTTCCATGATTGTTTTGTCGAT GGATGCGATGGATCGATTTTGCTGGACAATGCAGATGGTATAGCGAGCGAGAAAGACGCGAGCCCGAATATAAACTCAGTAGACGGATTCTCAGTAGTCGACGACATCAAAACCGCACTGGAGAATGTCTGCCCAGGCGTCGTCTCCTGCGCTGATATTCTGGCCATTGCATCCCAAATTTCGGTTTCCTtg GCAGGAGGTCCAACATGGCAGGTCTTATTCGGTAGAAGGGATAGTACGACAGCTAACCAAGCTGGGGCTAATAGCGATATCCCAACCCCACTTGAAACCCTTGAACAAATCACACAGAAGTTTACCAATAAGGGACTTGACTCCACTGATTTAGTCCCATTATCGG GTGCACATACATTTGGGCGCGCCCAATGCAGAACTTTCAGCCATCGCCTTTACGACTTTAACAGCTCAAGCAGTCCTGATCCGACCATCGACGCAACATACCTGCAGACCCTTCAAGGAACGTGCCCTCAAGACGGGGATGGAACCGTTGTGGCGAATCTCGACCCCTCGACTCCAAATGGCTTTGACAATGACTACTTTACAAACCTTCAAAACAACCGAGGGCTTCTGCAGACTGATCAAGAGCTGTTTTCAACTACTGGGGCTGACACCATTGCCATTGTAAACCAGTTTGCCAGCAGCCAGAGCGAGTTCTTTGATGCCTTTGCTCAGTCCATGATAAATATGGGGAATATTAGCCCTTTGACGGGGAGCAATGGGGAGATTAGAGCTGATTGCAAAAGGGTCAATGCATGA